One genomic segment of Paenibacillus sp. FSL H8-0332 includes these proteins:
- the nagA gene encoding N-acetylglucosamine-6-phosphate deacetylase, producing MAEINHTAGELFYGKVLTPAGVIEKGVLAVSEGLIQYAGEAAWLPIAYAGWRTATQEPEGLLIPGFVDVHVHGGAGHDFMYSDEAALDTITRFHASHGTTSMLATTMTAAKADIDQVLAEVDAYRSREGGMPYARLAGVHLEGPFISVRWPGAQNPEHIVPANIEWLEEWEEKYPGMIRQVTLAPEREAALEAIQWLRKHGITAALGHTDATFEQVITAADAGLNQAVHMFNAMTPLHHRKPGTAGAVLFDPRIRAEVIADGIHVHPAAINIITRLKNNNNLLLITDAMSATGLRDGEYAIGDLPVIVKDGIATLKEHPEALAGSTLTMIRGFRYLVQEVGLSLLEASQAASLNPALSLGMQRSIGTLEAGKRGDILQLDQDLNLRGVWIGGRKLEA from the coding sequence ATGGCTGAAATAAACCACACTGCCGGGGAACTGTTCTACGGCAAAGTGCTTACTCCTGCCGGAGTGATTGAGAAGGGCGTACTTGCCGTATCGGAAGGCTTGATCCAATACGCCGGGGAAGCGGCTTGGCTGCCCATAGCTTATGCCGGCTGGCGGACGGCCACCCAGGAGCCGGAAGGTCTGCTGATTCCCGGATTCGTTGATGTGCACGTACATGGCGGGGCCGGCCACGACTTCATGTACAGTGATGAAGCCGCTCTTGATACGATCACACGGTTCCATGCCTCACACGGGACGACCTCTATGCTGGCTACAACCATGACGGCTGCCAAGGCAGACATCGATCAGGTGTTAGCTGAGGTGGATGCTTATCGTTCCCGTGAAGGCGGCATGCCTTATGCAAGGCTGGCAGGTGTACATCTGGAGGGACCGTTCATCAGCGTAAGATGGCCTGGCGCGCAGAATCCCGAGCATATCGTTCCGGCTAATATAGAATGGCTGGAGGAATGGGAGGAAAAGTATCCGGGAATGATCCGTCAGGTCACCCTGGCTCCGGAGCGTGAAGCTGCCCTGGAAGCTATCCAGTGGCTGCGCAAGCATGGCATTACCGCCGCGCTCGGCCACACAGATGCTACATTCGAGCAGGTGATTACTGCTGCCGATGCCGGACTGAACCAGGCGGTGCACATGTTCAATGCCATGACGCCGCTGCATCACCGCAAGCCGGGAACGGCCGGTGCTGTCCTGTTCGATCCCCGGATCAGAGCCGAGGTCATTGCCGATGGCATCCATGTTCATCCGGCAGCCATCAATATTATCACCCGGCTCAAGAACAACAACAATCTGCTGCTGATCACAGATGCCATGTCAGCGACTGGTCTTCGTGACGGAGAATATGCCATCGGTGATCTGCCTGTCATTGTCAAGGACGGCATAGCTACGCTGAAGGAGCATCCCGAAGCACTGGCCGGCAGTACACTGACGATGATAAGGGGCTTCCGCTACCTGGTTCAGGAGGTTGGTCTCAGCCTGCTGGAAGCTTCACAGGCTGCCAGCCTTAATCCGGCGCTATCGCTCGGCATGCAGCGGTCTATCGGAACGCTTGAGGCAGGGAAACGTGGCGATATTCTGCAGCTGGATCAAGACCTGAACCTGCGCGGCGTATGGATCGGCGGACGCAAGCTGGAGGCCTAA
- a CDS encoding YhcN/YlaJ family sporulation lipoprotein encodes MQTKFGLSVSAALLLGAISMTGCSAGHSADNGNMQTKSVRGTDGRIHVNSARDGMRDDDFGSMEVSKELADRVAAMPEVRSANVIMVGRSAYVAVMLENTSGGVHTRNITRREATGRGTAAGVPGMTGTGGSMAGIPGSMTGTGTVGGTGMAAPEDYPGNGNNGIMSRSSMGDDKDTLPGEIKHKIAAEIKKGNTYVSNVYVSANPDFVERADYYAREFRAGHPLKGFANEFRIMAERIFPARSGQ; translated from the coding sequence TTGCAAACGAAATTCGGCTTGTCCGTGTCTGCAGCCTTGCTGCTCGGCGCCATAAGTATGACCGGCTGCAGTGCCGGCCATTCGGCAGATAACGGCAATATGCAGACGAAAAGTGTACGCGGGACAGACGGGCGAATCCACGTAAACTCCGCACGGGACGGAATGCGTGACGATGACTTCGGCAGCATGGAGGTAAGCAAGGAATTGGCTGACCGTGTAGCGGCCATGCCGGAAGTCCGTTCGGCTAACGTTATTATGGTCGGCCGAAGTGCTTATGTCGCTGTAATGCTGGAGAATACTTCGGGCGGTGTTCACACCCGGAATATCACCCGCAGGGAGGCTACCGGAAGAGGGACTGCTGCGGGTGTTCCCGGAATGACGGGGACAGGCGGCTCCATGGCCGGCATACCGGGAAGTATGACTGGTACCGGAACCGTTGGCGGTACAGGCATGGCGGCTCCCGAAGATTATCCGGGAAACGGCAATAACGGGATTATGTCCAGAAGCAGTATGGGGGATGATAAAGACACGCTTCCCGGGGAGATCAAGCATAAAATCGCCGCAGAGATTAAAAAAGGCAACACATACGTCAGCAATGTGTATGTCTCGGCGAACCCGGATTTCGTGGAACGGGCCGATTATTATGCCCGGGAATTCCGTGCCGGACATCCGCTCAAAGGCTTCGCGAATGAATTCCGCATCATGGCGGAACGGATTTTCCCTGCGCGCAGCGGACAGTAA
- a CDS encoding glycosyltransferase family 4 protein, protein MKILFTFYVPSGGVETLNRLRCESLQKNGIECHVLYLMPGSGSHNSVSFPVFITSQDEDIRAILNANHYDAIIVTSDYLLLERLRRLGYGGILIYESQGLGTRSEARNIIIESVPYLQAFCNAVLIPPTDHLLELFIEICPWLQRYVIPNLVDVQGFRYIPAEAPVDPVIAWVGRLEPNKNWSEYLKIAHHVRKAKPNLHLWMFHDPGLASDDQKAAFNEELHALGLNDRLIVFTNMPNQMMPVYYSSIAASGGFLLSSSVTEGFGYAVAEAVCCSCPVLSTDSDGVRSFITHNITGKFYPLGNVEAAVNEGLELMDNIPLREAICYQGRQHMVTHFGFDQYAHSFREMMNSFSIF, encoded by the coding sequence TTGAAAATTCTATTTACATTTTATGTACCGAGCGGCGGGGTGGAGACCCTGAACAGACTGCGGTGTGAGAGCCTTCAAAAGAACGGCATCGAATGCCATGTGCTCTATCTCATGCCGGGGTCCGGCAGCCACAATAGTGTAAGCTTCCCGGTATTTATCACTTCGCAGGATGAAGATATCCGGGCTATACTGAATGCCAATCATTATGACGCCATCATCGTAACCTCCGATTACCTGCTGCTGGAACGGCTGCGCAGGCTAGGGTATGGCGGCATCCTGATCTACGAGTCCCAGGGTCTGGGAACACGAAGCGAAGCCCGAAATATAATTATTGAATCCGTGCCTTATCTGCAAGCCTTCTGCAATGCTGTGCTGATTCCCCCCACCGATCATTTACTGGAGCTGTTTATCGAGATCTGCCCCTGGCTCCAGCGTTATGTTATTCCGAACCTTGTGGATGTACAAGGATTCCGCTATATCCCCGCCGAGGCGCCCGTTGATCCTGTCATCGCCTGGGTAGGCCGGCTGGAACCCAACAAGAATTGGAGCGAATACCTGAAGATTGCCCATCATGTCCGTAAAGCGAAACCTAACCTGCATCTCTGGATGTTCCATGATCCGGGCTTGGCCTCCGATGACCAGAAGGCGGCATTCAATGAAGAGCTGCATGCTCTTGGCCTGAATGACCGGCTGATTGTGTTCACGAATATGCCTAACCAGATGATGCCTGTCTATTATTCATCGATTGCCGCTTCGGGGGGCTTCCTGCTGTCCAGCTCTGTCACAGAAGGCTTCGGATATGCCGTAGCTGAGGCTGTCTGCTGCTCCTGTCCTGTACTCAGTACGGATTCTGACGGGGTCCGGTCTTTCATCACTCATAATATTACGGGCAAATTCTATCCGCTTGGCAATGTGGAGGCTGCCGTGAACGAAGGACTCGAACTCATGGATAACATTCCACTGCGTGAAGCCATCTGCTATCAGGGCCGTCAGCATATGGTTACGCATTTCGGTTTCGATCAGTACGCACACTCCTTCCGCGAGATGATGAACTCCTTCTCCATCTTCTAG
- a CDS encoding glycosyltransferase family 4 protein: MRLTFPVLTLSRGGAQRMITELANRLAEIGHEVVVLLPSHGFVEYEMKCPIITAPATVLTEDDFPYGDVIVSNYYTTVPVAERASQQGKGLHIRLALCYEPNFLPDNNQSFASYGITRNLLVLSRWQQEVIRINHGIKGRIVPVGVDSNFHNMHFRDTPDRPLIVSAIMRRPEGGFSGHREQEYLIQQLDMVKRLHPEVEIYIMTPPAEFAASLSLQALLNTGRYQLRTPGNDNELAYHYNETDIFVSASTNDAGSLPGLEAMRCGAALVTVYSGGNLEYCAHGQNCLMSYRHENRLAADILTLIDDRELRRRLAARGEQDSQRFTWERSVQVFQAELFEMVSRQGT, translated from the coding sequence TTGAGACTGACCTTTCCGGTTCTGACCTTATCCAGAGGCGGCGCGCAGCGGATGATCACCGAGCTGGCTAACCGTCTGGCTGAAATTGGCCATGAGGTCGTTGTTCTTTTGCCCAGCCATGGCTTTGTTGAATATGAGATGAAATGTCCGATTATTACTGCACCCGCTACGGTACTTACGGAAGATGATTTTCCTTATGGGGATGTCATTGTCTCCAATTATTATACAACCGTTCCGGTTGCCGAGCGGGCCAGCCAGCAGGGTAAGGGGCTGCATATCCGGTTGGCTTTATGCTATGAGCCGAATTTCCTGCCGGATAATAATCAGTCGTTTGCTTCCTACGGCATTACCCGCAACCTGCTTGTACTGTCGCGCTGGCAGCAGGAGGTCATACGGATCAATCATGGCATTAAGGGCAGAATTGTCCCGGTCGGTGTTGATTCGAATTTCCATAATATGCATTTTCGCGACACTCCGGACCGGCCGCTGATCGTCTCAGCCATTATGCGGCGCCCAGAAGGCGGATTCTCCGGCCACCGGGAGCAGGAATATCTGATTCAGCAGCTTGATATGGTCAAGCGGCTTCATCCTGAGGTGGAGATCTATATTATGACCCCTCCTGCTGAATTTGCAGCCTCGTTGAGTCTGCAGGCCTTGCTCAACACCGGCCGCTATCAGCTTAGGACACCCGGCAATGACAATGAGCTGGCTTATCATTATAATGAGACAGATATTTTTGTCAGCGCAAGTACCAATGACGCCGGTTCGTTGCCGGGGCTGGAAGCGATGCGCTGCGGTGCGGCGCTGGTCACCGTATATTCAGGAGGGAACCTCGAATACTGCGCACACGGGCAGAACTGCCTGATGTCCTACCGTCATGAGAACCGTCTTGCTGCGGATATATTGACGCTCATTGACGACCGGGAGCTTCGCCGGCGTCTGGCCGCGAGGGGAGAGCAGGATTCCCAGCGGTTCACCTGGGAGAGAAGCGTGCAGGTTTTCCAGGCTGAGCTATTTGAAATGGTGTCCAGACAGGGCACGTGA
- a CDS encoding glycosyltransferase family 2 protein, with protein MYQKTKVSVVIPFYNCPYVHLAVESVLAQSYMDIELIVVDDGSTLYTEKLEPYKSRIVYVRKTNGGTGSALNRGIEVANGAYFAWLSADDLFHPDKIRRQIEAIRSSGTSFNHTAYYYINEYGQRFSDIVRMPAWSRPALIQTMMSGCPVNGSTVLFDMEILSRVGRFNESLLYTQDYDMWLRILPHYEWSYIEEPLLDYRVHNEMGSVLHSEAQNREIAKVQFMHRGNLTELLRKERRN; from the coding sequence ATGTATCAGAAGACCAAGGTCTCGGTGGTAATTCCATTCTATAATTGTCCCTACGTGCATCTGGCGGTCGAAAGCGTGCTGGCCCAGAGCTACATGGATATCGAGCTGATCGTCGTGGATGACGGTTCAACGCTCTATACGGAGAAGCTTGAACCCTATAAGAGCCGAATCGTGTATGTCCGCAAAACCAACGGCGGAACCGGCTCGGCGCTCAATAGGGGAATCGAGGTGGCAAACGGAGCTTACTTTGCCTGGCTGAGCGCGGACGATCTGTTCCATCCCGATAAAATCAGACGGCAGATAGAAGCCATCCGCAGCTCGGGAACCTCCTTCAATCATACGGCTTACTACTATATTAATGAGTACGGGCAGCGGTTCTCCGATATAGTCCGAATGCCGGCCTGGAGCAGGCCGGCCCTCATACAGACCATGATGTCCGGCTGTCCGGTGAACGGCAGCACGGTGCTGTTTGATATGGAGATCCTCTCCAGGGTCGGCAGGTTTAATGAGAGCCTCCTGTATACACAGGATTACGATATGTGGCTGCGGATTCTGCCGCATTATGAATGGTCTTATATAGAAGAGCCGCTGCTGGATTACCGCGTTCATAATGAGATGGGCTCGGTCCTGCACAGCGAAGCGCAGAACCGGGAAATTGCCAAGGTGCAGTTCATGCACAGGGGTAATTTGACGGAGCTGCTGAGAAAGGAGAGAAGGAATTGA
- a CDS encoding class I SAM-dependent methyltransferase, with protein MYREIEVKDFLPVLLEQLKFSESILDIGSGTGTLLERYEAGVVLGLDIHRPYLLHRKYKAPHIIPVHADASHIDKLFLPGTFSAVTLIDSLEHFSMSEGMELLRKAELIAANRVIVFTPRGFFPQEGKDHFNLHGEYYQKHWSGWEPEDFLKLGYAVTVLKGFHHAENPSFREAFGENHAPLDALLACKTV; from the coding sequence ATGTACCGGGAAATCGAAGTGAAAGACTTCCTGCCGGTCTTGCTGGAGCAGCTGAAATTCTCCGAGAGTATTCTGGATATCGGCAGCGGTACGGGTACGCTGCTGGAGCGGTATGAAGCCGGTGTGGTGCTGGGGCTGGATATCCACAGGCCTTATCTGCTGCACCGCAAATACAAGGCCCCTCATATCATTCCGGTTCATGCCGATGCCAGCCATATCGATAAGCTGTTCCTGCCGGGCACCTTCTCTGCGGTCACTCTGATCGATTCTCTGGAGCATTTCTCGATGAGTGAAGGCATGGAGCTGCTGCGCAAGGCGGAGCTTATCGCTGCGAACCGTGTCATCGTATTTACACCCCGGGGTTTCTTCCCGCAGGAGGGGAAGGACCATTTCAATCTGCATGGGGAGTATTACCAGAAACACTGGAGCGGCTGGGAGCCTGAGGACTTTCTGAAGCTGGGCTACGCTGTAACCGTACTGAAGGGTTTTCACCATGCGGAGAATCCATCATTCCGGGAAGCCTTCGGTGAGAATCATGCGCCGCTGGACGCCCTGCTCGCCTGCAAGACAGTATAA
- a CDS encoding glycosyltransferase — protein sequence MKPRVSIVIPFYNCPYIEQALHSAMSQSWQPYEIIVVDDGSTMHAERITPYLPYIHYLGKANGGTASALNHGIAHATGDYVVWLSSDDMFYRDKINNQVLFMEQNHLLISYTNFNYINGNSQATELNAAAVFPNQLEYLRCFLYGNPINGCTVMFKREIFGAIGMFDEALPYTHDYDLWYRAILNGYAPVMLNQSLTAYRRHEGMGTLRHYDVIMAEAAATSARYHAPLSALIASMGG from the coding sequence ATGAAGCCCAGAGTATCCATAGTGATTCCTTTTTACAATTGTCCTTATATTGAGCAGGCGCTGCACAGCGCTATGAGTCAATCCTGGCAGCCTTATGAGATTATCGTAGTGGATGACGGTTCAACTATGCATGCAGAACGGATTACCCCCTATCTGCCCTACATTCACTATCTGGGGAAGGCCAACGGAGGCACCGCTTCGGCTCTTAACCACGGCATTGCCCATGCCACGGGAGATTATGTAGTCTGGCTTAGCTCGGATGATATGTTCTATCGTGACAAGATCAATAATCAGGTTCTGTTCATGGAACAGAACCATTTGCTGATCTCGTATACCAACTTCAACTACATTAACGGAAACTCGCAGGCTACGGAGCTGAATGCTGCGGCCGTATTCCCGAACCAGCTTGAATATCTGCGCTGCTTCCTGTACGGCAATCCCATCAACGGCTGTACGGTGATGTTCAAGCGGGAGATCTTCGGAGCCATCGGGATGTTTGATGAAGCACTGCCGTATACCCACGATTATGATCTATGGTACCGGGCCATTCTGAACGGTTATGCACCGGTGATGCTGAACCAGTCCTTGACGGCCTATCGCCGGCATGAGGGAATGGGCACGCTCAGACACTACGATGTCATCATGGCCGAAGCCGCAGCAACCAGTGCCCGCTATCATGCTCCGTTAAGCGCCCTGATCGCATCTATGGGCGGCTAG
- a CDS encoding NAD(P)-dependent oxidoreductase: protein MSGRRRLLITGASGFTGRHAVAYFAAGGAEVTAVVRRKPEAELFPDGVQQYVCDLGDRRAVTAMIGAVKPDQVLHLAGKNSVPESWRDPLLYMETNVMATLYLLEALRVQPASRILVAGSRLKYRPGAADPPHPYSLSKTLEELVSLAWGTLFAQPVLMAEPSNLIGPGPSTGFCSLLAQHIVHSEATAVTGSAAPAAFRLSSRYALRDFLDVRDAVRAYGFILDSGETGRIYRIDSGTERELGEVARRLLAHAAAPVAMDWGPQEEHSQGNPSPSSAVPAKPPFESADTKVPPEESGDYAVISGWKPEIALDRSLADIIGYTRAGKEGRLL, encoded by the coding sequence ATGAGCGGGCGGCGGCGTCTCCTGATTACCGGAGCTTCCGGTTTTACCGGCAGGCATGCCGTAGCCTATTTTGCCGCCGGAGGGGCGGAGGTGACTGCTGTAGTCCGCCGCAAGCCAGAAGCGGAGTTGTTCCCGGACGGCGTTCAGCAGTATGTCTGTGACCTGGGGGACCGCAGGGCTGTGACGGCAATGATTGGAGCAGTGAAGCCGGACCAGGTGTTGCACCTGGCAGGCAAGAATTCGGTCCCTGAGTCCTGGCGGGACCCGCTGCTCTACATGGAAACCAATGTAATGGCTACTCTATATTTGCTTGAGGCGCTGCGTGTCCAGCCGGCCAGCCGTATTCTGGTGGCCGGCTCCCGGCTTAAGTATAGACCGGGTGCGGCAGATCCTCCCCACCCCTACAGTCTCAGCAAGACGCTGGAGGAGCTGGTATCGCTGGCCTGGGGAACGCTGTTTGCACAGCCGGTGCTGATGGCGGAGCCCTCGAACCTGATTGGTCCGGGGCCATCCACCGGCTTCTGTTCCCTGCTGGCACAGCATATTGTGCACAGTGAAGCAACCGCTGTAACCGGATCGGCTGCACCTGCTGCTTTCCGGCTCTCCTCGCGCTATGCGCTGCGTGACTTTCTGGATGTGCGTGATGCGGTCAGGGCCTATGGCTTCATTCTGGACTCGGGCGAGACAGGAAGGATCTACCGCATTGATTCCGGGACAGAGCGGGAACTGGGAGAGGTTGCCAGGAGGCTGCTGGCTCATGCCGCAGCTCCGGTTGCGATGGACTGGGGCCCGCAGGAGGAGCACAGCCAGGGCAATCCTTCCCCGTCATCTGCCGTTCCGGCGAAGCCTCCATTTGAATCTGCTGATACTAAGGTACCGCCTGAAGAATCCGGGGACTATGCTGTTATTTCCGGCTGGAAGCCGGAGATTGCGCTGGACCGTTCACTGGCGGATATTATCGGCTATACAAGGGCCGGTAAGGAAGGAAGGTTGTTATGA
- a CDS encoding SDR family oxidoreductase: MKLLILGGNGMAGHMLAEYFRRQGKHHIFHTTRDKKDLGGLYVDADDIAGVEKLVEIVSPHCIINAMGVLNQFAERDRIGAYHVNGFLPHRLRRAADQIHARLIHISSDCVFEGTRGGYTEEDAADGTSVYALTKSLGEVRDPGHLTIRTSIIGPEIRSGGIGLMEWFLAQKGRVTGYECVMWNGVTTLELAKAIDSLLDSDLSGLIHLAHPQPVSKYQLLQMMQKAFHKEDVEIIPQQTPVQDRTLISTRSDVTIELPSYPRMLSELADFMRSSELPT, translated from the coding sequence GTGAAGCTCCTGATTCTCGGCGGAAATGGTATGGCAGGTCATATGCTGGCGGAGTATTTTCGCCGCCAGGGCAAGCACCACATCTTCCATACAACCCGGGATAAGAAGGATCTTGGAGGGTTGTATGTAGACGCCGACGATATCGCCGGTGTAGAGAAGCTGGTTGAAATCGTCTCCCCCCATTGCATTATTAATGCGATGGGGGTACTCAATCAATTTGCCGAACGGGACCGGATCGGCGCGTATCATGTCAACGGATTCCTGCCTCACCGCCTGCGGCGGGCAGCGGACCAGATCCATGCCCGGCTCATCCATATCAGCTCCGACTGCGTGTTCGAAGGAACACGCGGCGGATATACGGAGGAGGATGCCGCGGATGGAACCTCGGTCTACGCCCTCACCAAGAGTCTTGGAGAAGTGCGCGATCCCGGACATCTGACGATCCGCACCTCCATTATCGGGCCCGAGATCCGCTCCGGCGGAATCGGTCTCATGGAATGGTTCCTGGCCCAGAAGGGCCGGGTAACCGGATATGAATGCGTGATGTGGAATGGAGTCACCACCCTGGAACTGGCCAAAGCCATCGATTCCCTGCTGGACTCGGATCTCTCGGGGCTGATTCATCTGGCCCACCCGCAGCCCGTAAGTAAATATCAGCTGCTGCAGATGATGCAGAAGGCATTTCATAAAGAGGATGTTGAGATCATCCCGCAGCAGACGCCCGTTCAGGACCGGACGCTGATCAGCACGAGAAGCGATGTCACGATTGAGCTGCCTTCCTATCCCCGGATGCTTAGCGAGCTTGCCGACTTTATGCGCAGCTCAGAGCTGCCGACATGA
- a CDS encoding polysaccharide biosynthesis protein, producing MFNNKRILVTGGTGSWGHELIRQLLPQHPKEIIVFSRSESAQVAMSREFEDKHLSFIIGDIRDKDALVAACRGVDYVFHLAALKHVPVCEDQPYEALKTNVVGTQNVIEAAIANNVEKAIYISTDKAANPSNFYGMTKAIGEKLFVYANLIGSGTKFVTVRGGNVLGTNGSVVHLFMKQIKDKGQVKITDMNMTRFFFTLRDAITLLFKASDVSIGGEIFVMTMPTCRIVDLADVLIEASGRTDVSMIETGIRPGEKIHEILMSDFESLTTVVYDEQYLVILPTLDMPELKEHYRHFPHVSFSSFSSENHLMEQAEIKDILIRGGFLQ from the coding sequence ATGTTCAATAATAAACGGATTCTGGTTACAGGCGGTACCGGTTCCTGGGGGCATGAGCTGATCCGGCAATTGCTGCCGCAGCATCCCAAAGAAATCATCGTATTCTCCCGCAGTGAGTCTGCACAGGTAGCCATGAGCCGTGAATTTGAAGATAAGCATCTCAGCTTCATCATCGGTGATATCCGTGACAAGGACGCCCTGGTAGCAGCCTGCCGCGGTGTGGATTATGTGTTCCATCTGGCAGCGCTCAAGCATGTGCCAGTCTGCGAAGACCAGCCGTATGAGGCGCTGAAGACCAATGTAGTCGGCACGCAGAATGTCATTGAAGCGGCAATTGCCAACAATGTGGAAAAAGCGATCTATATCTCCACCGATAAAGCTGCCAATCCGTCGAACTTCTACGGCATGACCAAGGCCATCGGCGAGAAGCTGTTCGTATATGCTAATCTGATCGGCTCAGGCACCAAGTTTGTTACCGTGCGCGGAGGCAATGTACTGGGTACAAACGGCAGCGTGGTCCATCTGTTCATGAAGCAGATCAAGGACAAGGGACAGGTAAAGATTACGGATATGAACATGACCCGGTTCTTTTTCACCCTGCGCGATGCCATTACCCTGCTGTTCAAGGCTTCCGATGTCAGTATCGGCGGCGAGATCTTCGTCATGACTATGCCGACCTGCCGGATCGTGGATTTGGCCGATGTACTGATCGAAGCTTCCGGCCGGACGGATGTCAGTATGATCGAGACCGGTATCCGCCCGGGAGAGAAAATCCATGAGATCCTGATGAGCGATTTCGAGAGTCTGACTACGGTGGTCTACGATGAGCAGTACCTGGTTATTCTGCCTACGCTCGATATGCCGGAGCTGAAGGAGCATTACCGTCATTTCCCTCATGTGTCCTTCAGCAGCTTCAGCTCGGAGAATCATCTGATGGAGCAGGCTGAAATCAAGGATATCCTGATCCGGGGAGGGTTCCTCCAGTGA
- the wecB gene encoding UDP-N-acetylglucosamine 2-epimerase (non-hydrolyzing) encodes MKIMTILGTRPEIIRLSVIIPLLDRHAERHVLVHTGQNFTASLSGVFFAELGLRSPDYVLQDKQAGLGGQLAAMFGSLESILLQEKPDRVLLLGDTNSALCAILAERMGIPVVHMEAGNRCYDLKVPEEKNRRVIDAVSTINMPYTQQSKRHLLSEGFPSQRIVLTGNPIHEVITHYEEQIAASDILSRLKLEAGRYLLVTAHRAENVDDPESLFQIMSGLNLVAEHLGLRLICSIHPRTRSKLTDQFPLTMNPLVEFHEPFGFFDFVHLERYAQCAITDSGTVQEECCLMGVPTVTIRRTTERPETVDCGSNVVSGVEQNSILRCTVLMTSLKPDWEAPEGYLAQGVSVKVVKFLLGGNLHVQ; translated from the coding sequence ATGAAGATCATGACGATTTTGGGCACACGGCCCGAGATCATCCGCCTAAGCGTCATCATTCCGCTGCTGGACCGGCATGCGGAGCGGCATGTGCTGGTGCATACGGGACAGAATTTCACGGCCAGCCTCAGCGGGGTATTCTTCGCTGAGCTGGGACTCCGCTCACCGGACTACGTGCTGCAGGATAAGCAGGCCGGGCTCGGGGGCCAGCTGGCCGCCATGTTCGGCAGTCTGGAGAGCATTCTGCTTCAGGAGAAGCCCGACCGCGTACTGCTGCTGGGCGACACGAATAGTGCGCTGTGTGCCATTCTGGCCGAGCGGATGGGCATTCCTGTGGTGCATATGGAAGCAGGCAACCGCTGTTACGATCTGAAAGTGCCGGAGGAGAAAAACCGCCGTGTCATAGATGCCGTCTCCACCATAAATATGCCGTATACCCAGCAGAGTAAAAGACATCTGCTCAGCGAAGGGTTCCCCAGTCAGCGTATCGTGTTAACCGGCAACCCCATCCATGAGGTGATTACGCATTACGAAGAGCAGATCGCGGCCAGTGACATCCTGTCCCGGCTGAAGCTGGAAGCGGGCAGGTATCTGCTGGTGACAGCCCACCGGGCCGAGAATGTCGATGATCCGGAGTCGCTGTTCCAGATTATGTCCGGGCTGAACCTGGTGGCTGAGCATTTGGGGCTCCGCCTAATCTGCAGCATCCACCCCCGTACACGCTCCAAGCTTACGGACCAGTTCCCGCTAACTATGAACCCGCTGGTGGAGTTTCATGAACCCTTTGGATTTTTTGACTTTGTTCATCTGGAACGTTATGCCCAGTGCGCCATTACCGACAGCGGCACCGTGCAGGAGGAATGCTGCCTGATGGGTGTGCCTACGGTAACGATCCGCCGGACCACAGAACGCCCGGAGACCGTCGATTGCGGAAGTAATGTAGTGTCCGGGGTTGAACAGAACAGCATTCTGCGCTGCACCGTGCTGATGACGTCGCTTAAGCCCGATTGGGAGGCGCCGGAAGGGTATCTTGCCCAAGGTGTCTCGGTCAAGGTAGTTAAATTTCTGCTTGGAGGGAACCTGCATGTTCAATAA